The Canis lupus baileyi chromosome 11, mCanLup2.hap1, whole genome shotgun sequence genome includes a window with the following:
- the TTLL12 gene encoding tubulin--tyrosine ligase-like protein 12 gives MDADAEPGAPGLTAEDGARAPAEFAALHGPALRASGVPERYWGRLLHKLEHEVFDAGEMFGIMQVEEVEEESEGEEAREVRKKKPNPGGGGGGELCYKVIVTSENGLQAADPNSIFLIDHAWTCRVEHARQQLHQVPGLLHRMANLMGVEFHGELPSAEAVDLVLEEMWRFNQTYQLAHGTAEEKVPVWYIMDEFGSRIQHSDTPSFATAPFFYMPQQVAYTLLWPLRDLDTGEEVTRDFAYGEADPLIRKCMLLPWVPADMLDFSSSTPEPPDEHYQAILEENKEKLPLAISPVAYPRDHVFKVYTDIQQVLSHLSHPRFTFTQSEADADILYNFSHFKDYRRLSQERPNVLLNQFPCENLLTVKDCLASIARRAGGPEGPAWLPRTFNLRTELPQFVSYFQQRERRGQDNHWICKPWNLARSLDTHITRSLHSIIRHRESTPKVVSKYIESPVLFLREDVGPVKFDVRYVVLLRSVKPLTLFVYDVFWLRFSNRPFALDDLDDYEKHFTVMNYDPEVVLKQVHYDEFIPEFEKQYPEFPWKSVQGEIFQAFTELFQVACAKPPPLGLCDYPSSRAVYAVDLMLKWDNRPDGKRVMQPQILEVNFNPDCERACRYHPSFFNDVFSTLYLDEPGPCHVTRLV, from the exons ATGGACGCCGAcgcggagcccggcgccccgGGCCTGACTGCGGAGGACGGCGCGCGGGCCCCGGCCGAGTTCGCGGCGCTGCACGGCCCGGCGCTGCGCGCGTCCGGGGTCCCCGAGCGCTACTGGGGCCGCCTCCTGCACAAGCTGGAGCACGAg GTTTTCGATGCTGGGGAGATGTTCGGGATAATGCAAgtggaggaagtggaggaggagagTGAGGGTGAGGAGGCCCGGGAGGTGCGGAAGAAGAAGCCCAACCCcggcggtggtggtggcggcgaACTCTGCTACAAGGTCATTGTGACCAGCGAGAACGGGCTACAGGCGGCTGACCCCAACAG CATCTTCCTCATCGACCACGCCTGGACGTGCCGCGTGGAGCATGCCCGCCAGCAGCTACACCAGGTGCCCGGGCTGCTGCACCGCATGGCCAACCTGATGGGCGTAGAATTCCACGGCGAGCTGCCCAGCGCTGAGGCTGTGGACCTGGTCCTGGAGGAGATGTGGCGGTTTAACCAGACCTACCAGCTGGCCCACGGG ACGGCCGAGGAGAAGGTGCCAGTGTGGTACATCATGGACGAGTTCGGCTCGCGCATCCAGCACTCAGACACGCCCAGCTTTGCCACGGCGCCCTTCTTCTACATGCCCCAGCAAGTGGCCTACACGCTGCTGTGGCCGCTGCGGGACCTGGACACGGGCG AGGAGGTGACCCGGGACTTTGCCTACGGAGAGGCAGACCCTCTGATCCGGAAGTGCATGCTGCTGCCCTGGGTCCCTGCCGACATGCTGGACTTCAGCTCCTCCACGCCCGAGCCACCCGATGAGCACTACCAG GCCATTTTGGAGGAAAACAAGGAGAAGCTACCACTTGCCATCAGTCCAGTGGCGTATCCCCGTGACCACGTCTTCAA GGTCTACACAGACAtccagcaggtgctcagccacCTCAGCCACCCACGCTTCACCTTCACCCAGAGTGAGGCCGACGCCGACATTCTCTACAACTTCTCCCACTTCAAGGATTACAG GAGGCTCAGCCAGGAGAGGCCCAACGTGCTGCTGAACCAGTTCCCCTGCGAGAACCTGCTGACGGTGAAGGACTGCCTGGCCTCCATCGCGCGCCGGGCAGGGGGCCCCGAGGGCCCGGCCTGGCTGCCCCGCACCTTCAACCTACGCACCGAGTTACCCCAGTTTGTTAGCTACTTCCAACAGCGGGAGAGGCG GGGCCAGGATAACCACTGGATCTGCAAGCCCTGGAACCTGGCCCGCAGCCTGGACACCCACATCACCAGGAGCCTCCACAGCATCATCCGGCACCGCGAAAGCACCCCCAAG GTCGTGTCCAAATACATTGAAAGTCCCGTCTTGTTCCTTCGAGAAGACGTGGGGCCGGTCAAGTTCGATGTCCGCTATGTCGTGCTTCTGCGGTCGGTGAAGCCCCTGACTCTGTTCGTGTATGACGTGTTCTGGCTGCGGTTCTCCAACCG GCCCTTCGCACTTGATGACCTGGACGACTATGAGAAACATTTCACTGTCATGAACTATGACCCAGAAGTGGTGCTGAAGCAG GTACACTATGATGAGTTCATCCCTGAGTTTGAGAAGCAGTACCCAGAATTCCCCTGGAAGAGCGTCCAG GGTGAGATCTTCCAGGCCTTCACGGAGCTGTTCCAAGTGGCCTGTGCCAAGCCacctcccctgggcctctgcGACTATCCCTCATCCCGCGCTGTGTACGCTGTCGACCTCATGCTCAAGTGGGACAACCGGCCAGATG GGAAGCGAGTGATGCAGCCCCAGATCCTGGAAGTAAACTTCAACCCGGACTGTGAACGGGCCTGCAGGTACCACCCAAGCTTCTTCAATGACGTCTTCAGCACCCTGTACCTGGATGAGCCCGGCCCCTGCCACGTCACCCGCCTAGTCTAG
- the TSPO gene encoding translocator protein has protein sequence MAPPWVPAVGFTLVPSLGGFLGSYYVRGEGLRWYASLQKPSWHPPRWTLGPIWGTLYSAMGYGSYMVWKELGGFSEEAVVPLGLYAGQLALNWAWPPLFFGTRQMGWALVDLLLTGGLAGATAVAWHRVSPPAARLLYPYLAWLAFAAALNYCVWRDNQGWRGGRRLTD, from the exons ATGGCCCCGCCTTGGGTGCCCGCCGTGGGCTTCACCCTGGTGCCCAGCCTGGGGGGCTTCCTGGGCTCGTACTATGTCCGCGGGGAGGGCCTCCGCTGGTATGCCAGCCTGCAGAAGCCCTCGTGGCACCCGCCGCGCTGGACGCTGGGCCCCATCTGGGGCACCCTGTACTCGGCCATGGG GTATGGCTCCTACATGGTCTGGAAAGAGCTGGGGGGCTTCTCGGAGGAGGCCGTGGTTCCCCTGGGACTCTATGCTGGGCAGCTGGCCTTGAACTGGGCTTGGCCTCCCCTCTTCTTTGGCACCCGACAAATGGGTTGG GCCCTGGTGGACCTCCTGCTGACGGGTGGGCTGGCAGGAGCCACGGCCGTGGCCTGGCACAGGGTGAGCCCTCCGGCCGCCCGCCTGCTGTACCCGTACCTGGCCTGGCTGGCCTTCGCGGCCGCACTCAACTACTGTGTCTGGCGGGACAACCAGGGCTGGCGTGGTGGCCGTCGGCTCACAGACTGA